The Sus scrofa isolate TJ Tabasco breed Duroc chromosome 6, Sscrofa11.1, whole genome shotgun sequence region TCCGTCGCTGGTACATTCCCAGTATATCAGGTGTCTGTACCAGAAGGGAAACACACATCTGGCGAAGTCTacagagaaaggagaagcaaTCAAAATAAGCCCTCTGTTTtggccactcctgggcatctatccagagaaaaccatgacgcAAAGAGATACTCGTACCCATGACTCAAAGAGatactgttcattgcagcattatacataacagccaagacacggaagcaacctaaatgcccatcgacagaggagtggatcaagaagatggggtacagatacacaatggaatatgactcagccataaaaaggaatgaaataatggcatcagtagcaacacggatggatctagaaattatcatgctaagagaagttAAGCAGACAGTGAGACATCAGCATCATAGgcaatcacttatatgtggaatctaaaaaaaggatacagtgggaattccggttgtggctcagtggaaatgaatccaactagtaaccatgaggattcgggttcgatccctggcctcgctcagtgggttaaggatctgacgttaccgtgagctgtggtgtaggtcgaagatgcggcttggatcctgagttgctgtggctgtggtgtaggctggcagctgtagttctgactcaacccctagcctgtgggaacttccatatgccacaggtgaggccccaaaaagcaaaaaaataaaaaaatttaaaaattaaaaaataaaaaaaggatacgaCGAACTTCTTAGCACAACAGATATGgactcacagcctttgaaaaacttatggtttccaaaggagacaggctgggttGGGGGCCGGaataggctgggggtttgggatggaaatgctataaatttgggTTGTGCTGATGGTTGTGtaactataaatgtaagaaaatgcattcagttaaaaaaactCTATCTTATAGATTCTCttcaccctcacacacacacacaccacacacacatgcacacacacacacacccccttcccACTCAGCATCCTCTGCTCTGCCCTGCTGCACCAAGAGTGCCTGGGAACACTATTCGCGAGGACCCGAGGTTCTGCTGAAAGGTTTCTTTTCAAGGCAGCAGGGTTGAAGCACTCAGATGTTTGGTGCAATGTGAGTTTCCTACTGTCGGAGGCCTCCGCATACCTTCTTTTCACAATTTCATTGCCTGTGGATTCCCTTTTCAGAGCCCTCTTGTGACCCCACTGACCCTCCGCAGCCCCCCCGAGACTAAAACGACCAATGTGTGTTCAGAGGCCAGATGCTCACCTTCTTCAGAACAGTACTTCCAATATCCTCGATACGTTCCATTCAAAGAGCACCACTTGTGTTTTGCCTTGAACTTGACGCAGTCATGGAAGAGTCCATCTCTGTAGTAGAATGGAAAGACGCACTTGCCatctagaggaaagaaaaaaattcttcaccCCGTTCTAGGGGTCCGAGAGGAAAGGGCACAAAGCTACGTTCCTGCCTGGAGGGGGTGCCCTTGGAAATCAGAGCCAGAACTCACTGAGTCCCGCGATAGCAGAGCTAAGGGGCCTCTCCTgctaaatttggggggggggttggccaCGCCCATAACATGCGGACGTGTTAGGGGTCCAAGATAGCCTGATATCTGATATCCAGCCAGATAGCCTGACTCTCTGTCTAAAACTATTCTCCTCCATTTTCTCCTGACATGAAatgatgtttgtttcttttacatttaaaatttgattaaacaggcatttatttttgtatgtgatacAAGACAGGGGTACACCTGAATTTTCTTCCAAGTAGATATTTAATACAGCATATTGATGGTAAAATAAACCACCTGTAGTTAAACATCCATGCATCGgataccatatattagattctaacATATCCTGGGATCCATTCTGTATTCTCTCAAGGTCTTGAAGTTATtggagagggggagttcccgttgtggctcagcggtagtgaacctgactagtacacgtgaggaggcaggttcgatccctagcctcgctcagtaggtttaaggacctgacgtggtcgtgagctgtggtgtaggtcccagaggcagctccgatccccgtgttgctgtggctgtggtgtaggctggcggctacagctccgatgagacccctagcctgggaacttccacatgccacaggtgcagccctaaaaaggaaaaaaagaaaaaagaaaagaaaagaaagaaagaaaagaaaaagaaattattgggGAGGGAAATAGGGGTAAAATGAACCAGGTCTGGAGCCAGCAAGcaacagaaaatatttctaactcttctcccctctccctctgtctccgtctccctcttcttcttcttcctcttttttgattCTTTCTAGGCTGACACTTGGCTATTTATATTACTATATTTGTGGTTTATTTAAATATCTGATAATACAAGGTTTTTTTCTCCACCCCAGCACTATTTTTGCTTATAATGTTCCTAGTTACTACTGGACATTtttctatacaatttttttttttatttggccatgctcacagcaagcagaagttcctgaaccagagACGGAACTTGCACCATagcgactggagccacagcagtaacactgctggatccttaacccactgagccaccagggaactccattctctATGCATTTCAAAATCAGATATTCCATATTAGATGAGCAGACATTGAGAGAGTAGAAACATGCAGTGCCGGTGAAATGTCAGATAGttttatctttctcatttttctttatatgtttacaAGCTActtataatacatttaaaaaaaaaagaaaaaaagaaaaaaggagttcccgtcatggtgtagcagaaacgaatctgactaggacccatgaggttgtgggttcgatccctggcctcgctcaatgggttaaggatctggtgttgtggtgagctgtggtgtaggtcgcagatgtggctcagatcccgcgttgctatggctgtggtgtaggttggcagctgcagctccaattagacccctagcctgggaatctccatatgccacaggcgcagccctaaaaagacaaaagacgaaaaaagaaagaagatttttttttcaccagagACACCCCACTGATCTCCGTTTTTACACGATTAAAAGAAAGTGTGCTTTAACAGTGCATGTTTTCTGATCAGCTTACCTTTGACTTCTGGAAGGTGAGTTacactttctgaaaaataaaatttgaagctGACACTCATTTCACTATACTCATGTCTCCCACCAAGCACATTGCATGATCTATTTTTCTAGGAACGTGCAATGTAAAATAGAATGACAGAAATCAATGCCTATCAATATCTAGTTGGTTCTTACCAGTATAGGGAAAACCTATTGTCTGTTGTAtgtctatctcttttttttttttttattttaagaccacacccacagcatatggaagttcccagtctagggcctgaattggaactgcagctgttggcctacaccagccacagcaacacaggatccaagccaattctgtgacctacactacagctcacagcaacggcagatccttaacccactgagcgaggccagggatcgaaccacatcctcaaagagacaacattgggtccttaaccccctgagccacagtgggaactcctgtgtgtcaATCTTAAATCCAGCCAGATAGCCTGACTCTCTGTCTAAAACTAGAGGTCTTTACTAGTTTTCCTAGAGACTTTAAGTATACagtcataaaataattttgcttgtTGTATTTTGTAGGCTTACAGGTTATTTCCTTCTGGAAATATCACATATGTTAGAACCACCCCCTCCCAAAATAATGGTCATTAGTAGTGGTTACAAAAGAGACACCTCTGGGCTCTCTCTGGGTTTTAGTTGGCATGGCATTAGGTTAAGGATATTCATTTCAGCGTGGTTAATAACAgtcaaaaaattagaagaaaggagttcccgtgatggcttggtggtaacaaacctgactaggatccatgaggatgcaggtttgatccctggcctcgctcagtgggttaaggatccggtgttgccttgagcttcagtgtaggtcacagacgtggcttggatcttgcattgctgtgactgtggcacaggccggcagctgtagctccaattcgacccctagcctcggaacttccctataccatgggtgtggccctaaaaagccaaaaaaaaaaaaaaattagaacacaaTCCAAAGACATCCGTCACtagtggaattttaaaataaaatacaggagttcccactgtgacacagtgggttaagaatccaactgccatggtttgggttgctgcagaggtgcaggttcaatcccccacccagtgcagtgggttaaggatctggcattgcggcagctgtggcatagctcacggctggggcttggattcaagCACTGgttcagaaacttccatatgccgtgggtggggtcATAAAAGTAAACTAAATCAATAAATTAAGTATAGATTTATAATATCAGATACATTAAGTATGAATGAGCACATAAATAAATCTGGAAagatttgtatttcatttttaggacACAAAAGGAATTTTCTAGTTCATTATGTTCTATAAGTCTCGgtgcaaaaataaaatcacactatGAAGTTGCATGCAATGAGACAGCTGACAATATTAACAGTAAAGCTGACAGTAAAATTAtgatttccctcctcttctttttcctttatacatatataaaggaaattatatattgctttttagggccacacctgcggcatatggaggttcccaggctaggggtctaataggagctgtagccactggcctacgccagagccacagcaacaggggatccgagccgcatctgcaacctacaccacagcccacggcaacaccagatccttaacccactgagcaaggccaggaatcgaacccgcaacctcatggttcctagtcaggatcattaactgctgagccacgaagggaactcccctagttttTTAATATGGaacatattttatcttatatataaGGACACAAAAtagtaatttcttaaaaaatatgatttcttaCCAGGAAAAAGAAGTATAGTATTCAATGGCTTCACATtttattacataatttaaaagttttgatCAACTCACCCATAGTTGGTGGATATTCATctgaaagacaaaattttaaacaagTATTCATTTCACTagatttagcttttaaaataaaaataacatatttttaccaaattctaataagaataataatattttgaaggTGCTGCATCAAAATTTCAGTGCTTATTTTCAGTATTGTGATTGTGGgtgatttctaatttttccttttgctttaactGTAATTTTCCAACTCCTGTTAATGAACAAGAAAtaattaaagtgattttttaaaatgaaaaaaaatgcagcaggCAAAAGTAAGTGATTTACTTTTTCCACACCCTGCTACAAAATAAATCACATAATAGTAGGAAAAACGTATTTTATCATTTCCCCAtcctattctgtttcattttattctatttctttttagtaCCATTTGGCAAGCACAATTTGAAGCAAACGTTGGCTTAGCAGAGATCAAACTGCTTTTAGAATCTGTTACATAGGCGATTTTTCATCAGCTTCATATGGTTGCtgtgaaaagtaaatgaaaacattagCCAGGGCTCTGCCTAGTAGCAAGCACTTTGAGCATGGGGACAATTTTATTGCAATGATAAGAATTCCTCTTCCTAAAATAATCATGACTATTTTTCCCCCATCTGATGGAAGACTTATTCAAGTCTGCAATAAATTTTCACAAACCATAGACAAGTTAGACCCATTAAAAACGGGTCCAGAATTCAAGTTTAGGAGATTCGGGTGTCCAGCATCTATTGAAGTTACAAGAAATTTCAAAGAAAGTGCTAAGACATTTCATGCTAAATGGATTGTCTATTGTTTACAGAGCTTCAACTGTTCTTCTCTAAGGTGAGAacaggcaaggagttccctggtggctcaatgtgttaaggacctggtgttgctactgctgtggcatgggtttgatccctggcctgggaacgtctacatgctgtggatgtgaccaaaaaaaaagaagaagaaaacacaggtggGATCTTCATGGGTGTGTCTTTGTCTGAACAGATGACTTGTGAAAAACAACTGTTTTTTGTCTGGGAGCAGGAAACACAACAAAATGGGCCATTTACAAGTCTGAAGGATTCcaataggaataaatataaatatatatttataaataaatacaaattgacAGTGTAAagatgtggctttaaaaaaatggtctagtgtaggttgcagacgcggctcggatcctgcgttgctgtggctctggcataggctggcagctacagctccgattagacccctagcctgggaaactccatatgccgcgggagcggcccaagaaatagcaaaaagacaaaaaaaaaataaaacataaaataaaattaaattaaattaaaaaatggtctcTCAAAATCTTTAGCTCAAATCTCAGTTGTCACtggctagctgtgtgactttgggtatgtgacccagcctctctgtgcctcagattctcttctataaaatgagggcaATAATTTTACCGGCCCCAACAGACTGTTACAAAGAACAGATGTATGGGGCATATAGCGTACTTAGACTAGTGCCCAAAACAATGAAAGCACTTAATAGCTTATAGCTGCTATAAGTTACCAACGACATGATAACTATGAAATATCACCATCATTTTATCACTATTGTCTGTCTATAGTAAGATCCAGGCCAGTAGAGAAGACACCTGTATCACAGTCTCACCTGTGCTATAAAACTATAATGTGAGCCTCATTCAGACATCCCTCTCTGCTTAATGCTAGACATTTTTCTGCTGTTCACAGAGGGGAGGGCATGAGACAATTCTTTGGTGTGTGTGGGGACGTTTCCATAACACgaagcttttaaatatttttaaaagaaaacctaagAATTATGAAGCGCTCCTAGTAGGAACGCTGGGGCAGCCTCTGTGGAGAATGGTATGGAAGGTGcttaaagcattaaaaatagaactatcatatgctgtttgtctttcCCTTCACGTCCctcagtatgggaatctctagctacatccatgttgctgcaaatgccattctttcattttttatggctgaatagtattccattgtgtatatgtcccccatcttcttaatccattcatctgttgatggacatttaggttgtttctctgtcttggctactgtgactagtgctgcaataaacaaagggatgcctgtatctttttgaattatagttttgtctggatatgtggaatctaaaatagggcaccaatgaacctatctacgaaacagaaagacacacagacatagagaacaggcttgtggttgccaaggagaaggggggaGGCGGCGGGATGGaaagggagtttgaggttgggaGATGCAAACAATCACATTTAGAATGCAGAAGCAATacgatcctgctgtacagcacagggaaatatacccaatttcttgggatggaacatgatggaagagagtatgagaaaaataatgtatatttatgtgtatgactgggtcactatgctgcacagcagaaattgacacaacattagaaatcaactataataataataaaaaaagaactaccctatgctccagcaaccccacttctggggATTTATCTGAAAGAATTGAAACcagggtcttgaagagatatttagaCTTCAGGGTTCACTGAAGCATTAATCctaacagccaagacacggaaacatcCCGAGTGTCCATGGATGGATGACTCGATGGAGATGTGGTATACGCATACAAAGGAACGTTATTCTGCTTAAAAGCAGAGGAAATCCAGCCACAGGCAACCACATGGACGAACCCGGAGgacaatatgctaagtgaaaggaaTCAGacataagaataaaatacactgcaggttctactttatttttttttaattaaaaaaattttttgtcctttgtagggccacacctgtggcacatggaagttcccaggctcgggctaaaatcagagctgtagctgccagcctacagcctacaccacagccacagcaatgcaggatccaagctgcatcttccaccaacactgcagttcacagcaatgccagatccttaaccctttgatcgaggccagggatgggacccacatcctcaaggatactagctgggttccttaccactgagccacggcgggaactcccagggttctACTTTGTAAGAAGGATCTAAAACAATCAAATTCATTCTGTGAATATTAACTACTAACTCTAAACCTGTATCGCGTCTCTCTAATAACTGTAATAGCATCTGTAGCTGTAAATGCAAAACAGTGCTAGTAAGAGTAATGACGTCATGATGGCAGCCCGGTTGGCAACATCACACGTGCTGACCCACAGAaacctcccagcagccctgggggtAGGGGGCGTGGGGGCCGCAAAAATCATTCTCCTCCTGTTTCCCACGTGGGAACTTAGAGCCTCTGAGGCTCGGAGGCTCGCGGGAGGTCACAGATGGGATCAGGAGAGGCCCCTGCTTGGAGCGGAATGGGACAGATTTGGTAAGTAGAGGAGGGATGCTGGGGAGCTCCAGGCTGGCATCCGCCCTTGCCCCCCATAAACTGATAAAGCTCTTGCAATTCAAGCCTCACATTTCAGTTccgtggagcagcaggttaaggatctggcattgcagcagctgcggcGCAGGTGGCAACCCGTGGCTCGGGGTacatccctggccggggaacttccacatgctgcaggtgcagccaaaaaaaaaaaaaaaaaaaaaaagattcacatttTAGCACAAACTTCTACTTAGGTTTAACTATTAGCCAGGACAATTCTTCCAGTCCTCTAGGAGCCTGAAATGGTAACAGGCAAGGGATGACAAGCCCAGAACTTTTGCTCACAGCTGCGCGGCAGGATCTGTCCGCCTGCACAGTCCTTCCTGCAGGGGGCGCCACTGCCATGTGATCCCCGAGGACGCCCAGCAGCTGGCAAGAGTGGAGAGATTACATCTTGTGCATGGCGAATATCCAGTCCTGGAACAAGATCGCTCAGCCGAGTCCTCTGTGAAGCTCTGCCAGGTCCACCCCATCTCCGAGCTGGGGGCAGGCATATAGGCTTTTAGGACTTAGCTCCGTGTCGTTCCTCTCGCCTGTGAACTCAGTGGAGACACTCGCGGCACTTAATCTCTTGGGCACCTGAAAGGGTCTGAAACCTACCACCCCATCGCTTCTAAAGACTCAGAAGTAGACCATTCCCTCCTGAATCGTAAAGATCAACTCATACGCCCAGGATCAGTGAGTTTTCATTCTTTCGGGCATTTTTGAGAAATGCTTCAATCACGAAGGTTCTGCATGACACCAAGATAAAGTTATTGGAAAAAAATACGATGTGGACGAGCAGGAGACCAGACACCAGAAGCGGAGAAATTCTAGCGCCACCTTAACCACTCcttaaatagatatatatatgtaatttggCCGTCCTTTCAGCCTAcggaaatttcccaggccagggatcgaatcccagctgcagcttcaacctacattgcagctgtgcCATCCCCGGATCCTtgaactcactgcaccacagggggaatgcctatattttctttgtcGTGGATGTACAGGAGTTGACATCTCATAAAACACCTAGGTACAAGTCAAAGTGTCATTTTTCAATAAGTGCAAACAATTCTAATTGGCTAGAAAGTGGTTGTCATAGCTACACTGAGAAcatctttccctttaaaaaaaaaatgatcagtatTATGTATACCTTTCAATGTAAACATGACCTGAAAAATACCTGAAAATAGTTCATGCAAGGTCACTGTTTCTTGccatcttattaaaaaaaaatgttttcacaacTATGTGTAATCCTcatcagacacagaaagagaaaccTCAGatgatatatcacttatatgtggaatctaataaaaatgataagaagaccatattta contains the following coding sequences:
- the BSPH1 gene encoding binder of sperm protein homolog 1; translated protein: MSVSFKFYFSESVTHLPEVKDGKCVFPFYYRDGLFHDCVKFKAKHKWCSLNGTYRGYWKYCSEEDFARCVFPFWYRHLIYWECTSDGDAFGKMWCSLTQNYNKDKVWKYCD